In Xyrauchen texanus isolate HMW12.3.18 chromosome 23, RBS_HiC_50CHRs, whole genome shotgun sequence, a genomic segment contains:
- the LOC127617129 gene encoding solute carrier family 25 member 48 — protein sequence MTVFHLDDFLAGWIGGASSVVVGHPLDTVKTRLQAGKGYKSTLHCVVTIYKKETVTGFFKGLSFPLASITLYNSMVFGFFSNTQRLISRYRYGDGRHPSSMLDLTVASMLTGLVSVVLGAPVDLVKIRLQMQTQPVLTENLNLAGNGNVPLRSMGIQTQSMYRGPLHCINTILQNEGIQGLYRGAGAMILRDVPGYALYFIPYSLFCDWLNPNSNGSPHPCSICLAGGLAGSISWVTATPSDVVKSRLQADSMQERKYKGILHCIMQSYKTEGIHVFFRGATVNAIRGFPMSATMFLCYELSLQFFRSF from the exons ATGACAGTTTTTCATTTGGATGATTTTTTAGCAGGATGGATTGGAG GAGCATCGAGTGTGGTGGTTGGACATCCTCTTGATACTGTTAAG ACTCGTTTACAGGCCGGCAAAGGATACAAGAGCACTCTACACTGTGTTGTAACAATCTACAAGAAGGAAACT GTTACTGGCTTTTTCAAAGGACTTTCCTTTCCACTGGCAAGCATCACCCTCTATAATTCTATGGTCTTTGGCTTCTTCAGTAACACACAACGACTCATTAGCAGATATCGCTATGGTGATGGTAGACACCCATCAAGCATGCTTGACTTAACTGTAGCAAGCATGTTAACTGGCCTTGTTTCAGTGGTGCTGGGTGCCCCAGTTGACCTTGTCAAAATTAGGCTCCAGATGCAAACCCAACCTGTTCTCACAG AGAATTTAAACCTCGCTGGAAACGGGAATGTTCCTCTTCGTTCAATGGGAATTCAGACCCAGTCTATGTACAGAGGGCCACTCCACTGCATTAATACCATACTGCAGAATGAGGGCATCCAAGGGCTCTACAGAGGAGCGGGAGCCATGATATTGCGGGATGTACCTGGTTATGCTCTTTACTTCATCCCATACTCATTATTTTGTGACTGGCTGAATCCTAATAGCAATGGCTCCCCCCATCCCTGCTCCATATGTCTTGCAGGAGGTTTAGCAG GATCCATCTCATGGGTCACGGCCACACCATCTGATGTGGTAAAAAGTCGGTTGCAGGCAGATTCCATGCAGGAGAGGAAATACAAAGGCATTCTGCACTGCATCATGCAAAGTTACAAAACAGAAGGAATTCAT GTTTTCTTCCGAGGGGCAACCGTGAATGCTATCAGAGGATTTCCAATGAGTGCTACCATGTTTCTATGTTACGAACTTTCCCTCCAGTTTTTCCGAAGTTTTTAA